The stretch of DNA GCACCAGGGGCCATGGCCGGCGTCCGGCCGTCTGCGAGAAACACGGTCAGGCCTGTCGACACGATGTCCACCTGATGAGGCAAACAGCGTTCGACCGCGCGCGGGTCCAGCCAATCATCAGAGAGCAGCAGGCCGACGCGATCCGCTGAGGCGAGTTGAATGCCGTGGTTGATGGCGGCGGCAAAGCCACCTTGCACCGGCTCAGGCTCGATGCGCAGACCAGGATGCTCGGCAGCGAGTGAGGCGAGGAGCCTGGTGTTCGACTCGCGCGCGCGGGTCGAATACACCACGATCACCTCGCACGGAGCCGTTTGCGCGAGAGCCGACCGCACGCTCTGCTCAAGCCAACTGTCGACCTGATCGAGCAGCGGCACCACGATTGTCGCGCCAAATCGTTGGGAGGACACCGGAACGGGAGCGTAGCCCATGTGCGTCGCGTGTGCAAAACGACCTCTGAGGTAACGACCTCAGAGGTCGTTTTGCGAACGCGCCAATCACCTCACCGCGTGCGCTGCAACCGCGCGAGGCCGCGCGCGGTTTCCACCAGTTCCGCAAACCCCGCCTTGTCGGTGGCGAGCGCGGGCGAGACGGTGATTGCGTTTACGCGGCGCACCAACGCGTCCCAGCGGCCGGCATCAGTCGTGCCCCTGCGCAACATGAGACCAAACTCCGCAACCGCCGCCGCGAACGGCAGGTGCCGCACCGGGCCACCCGACCGCACCGACTGCTCGATGAGCGCGCTCACGTCTCCATCCGGCTGCTTGTAACGCGCCTTTACGGTCAGCCAGTCGCCGCTGGTGTTGGCCGGGCGGGACGGACGATCGATCACCGCGGGGTTCGCCTGGTACTTCAGCGGGTCCACGCTGGGCCGGCCCTCTGAGTCACCAGCACCCTCCCACTCCACTCCGACCGGCACCACTTCGTACAGCACGGTCACCGTATGGCCGGCGCCCATTTCCCCGCCGTCCTTGCGGTCATTGTTGAAGTCTTTGTCTGCAAGCAACCGGTTCTCGTAGCCGATGAGCCTCCACGACGCGACCATTGCGGGGTTGAACTCCACCTGGAACTTCACGTCCTTCGCCACGGTCTCGAGCGTGGAATCGGTTTCGTGAAGGAGCACGCGACGCGCCTCCTGCAGCGAATCCAGGTACACGTAGTGGCCGTTGCCCTTGTTGGCCATCTGCTCGAGCGCTGAATCATTCAGGTTGCCCTGGCCGACTCCGAAGATCGAAAGGAACACACCCGACTCGCGCTCGCGCTCGATGAGGCGCACAAGGTCACGCTCGTTGGTTACACCGACATTGAAGTCGCCATCGGTGGCCAGCATCACGCGATTGACGCCGCCCGGGATGAACGCTTCCCGCGCAAGGCGATACGCGGTGACGATGCCCTGCGCGCCGTTGGTGGATCCGCTCGCGTTCAGGTTCGCGATCGCGCGCTGGATGACGTCGCGTCGACGGACCGGCGTGGACGCGAGCGCCACGCCGCTCGATCCCGCATAAGTGACGATGGCGAGGCGGTCGTCAGGGTTGAGGGAGTCCACAAACAAGCCAAGGGCGGTCCTGAGCATGGGCAGGCGATCGGCCGGCGCCATCGAACCCGACACGTCGATAAGCAGCACGATGCTGCGGCCTTCTCGCGTTTGCGGCGCGGCCGCCCGGGCGCGGGCACCGACGAGCACGAGTTTGTGCGAGGGCGCCCACGGGCAGTCGGCCACTTCAGTGGTCAGCGCCATAGGCCGGCCATTACG from Acidobacteriota bacterium encodes:
- a CDS encoding von Willebrand factor type A domain-containing protein, which gives rise to MIRRLFVLPLCALVLLFLVAAPGAQPSGTLVTGTVVDGALSPLAGASITLERQAVVVSRTTSDAEGRFTFQNVAPGDYRVRATHRSAPTLVREFRVAAGVAAVKLPLVMAPAVEVTAAAKTVDALGQSLPAPPPYPTVATSQRTPISGGVAAGRAGGGGVAPQRMYERVVTGQIYFEDRERYAPIDPNRFQDTRTQPLSTFGADVDTASYANVRRFLSSGQLPPSDAVRVEELLNYFHPDYAQPRNGRPMALTTEVADCPWAPSHKLVLVGARARAAAPQTREGRSIVLLIDVSGSMAPADRLPMLRTALGLFVDSLNPDDRLAIVTYAGSSGVALASTPVRRRDVIQRAIANLNASGSTNGAQGIVTAYRLAREAFIPGGVNRVMLATDGDFNVGVTNERDLVRLIERERESGVFLSIFGVGQGNLNDSALEQMANKGNGHYVYLDSLQEARRVLLHETDSTLETVAKDVKFQVEFNPAMVASWRLIGYENRLLADKDFNNDRKDGGEMGAGHTVTVLYEVVPVGVEWEGAGDSEGRPSVDPLKYQANPAVIDRPSRPANTSGDWLTVKARYKQPDGDVSALIEQSVRSGGPVRHLPFAAAVAEFGLMLRRGTTDAGRWDALVRRVNAITVSPALATDKAGFAELVETARGLARLQRTR